The Aequorivita sublithincola DSM 14238 genome window below encodes:
- the coaBC gene encoding bifunctional phosphopantothenoylcysteine decarboxylase/phosphopantothenate--cysteine ligase CoaBC, producing the protein MSVLNGKNILLGVTGGIAAYKAAFLVRLLVKKGANVKVVMTHSAKEFVTPLTLSTLSKNEVFSSFTNEENDPESYREPKWNNHVELALWADLFLIAPATANTLSKMAHGTCDNLLLACYLSAKCPVYYAPAMDLDMYQHPTTNNVFEKLNSFGNIQIPAAFGELASGLVGQGRMAEPEEIVSFIENDILKKLPLRGKKFLITAGPTYEAIDPVRFIGNHSSGKMGYAIAETAAQLGAEVVLISGPSALKLESDLVKVIRVTSAAEMYNASHEYFNTSDVAILSAAVADYRPSEVAIQKIKKKDSELTLHLTKTKDILASLGEIKKNQFLVGFALETQNEEENAKLKLKKKNLDLIVLNSLRDMGAGFQTDTNKITLIGKDNKTLPFPVKPKKEVAKDILEYIIEQTNA; encoded by the coding sequence ATGTCTGTTTTGAACGGGAAAAACATCTTGCTTGGCGTTACTGGCGGGATTGCCGCCTACAAAGCAGCTTTTTTAGTTAGGCTTCTAGTGAAAAAAGGAGCCAATGTAAAAGTTGTGATGACGCATTCTGCCAAAGAATTTGTTACACCGCTTACCCTTTCCACGCTGTCAAAAAACGAAGTGTTTTCTTCTTTCACGAATGAAGAAAACGATCCCGAGAGCTATCGGGAGCCCAAATGGAACAACCACGTTGAGTTGGCTCTTTGGGCAGATTTGTTTTTAATAGCTCCAGCCACGGCAAATACGCTTTCCAAAATGGCTCACGGCACTTGCGATAATCTTTTGCTTGCGTGCTACCTTTCTGCCAAATGTCCCGTTTACTATGCGCCAGCAATGGATTTGGATATGTATCAACATCCAACCACGAACAACGTTTTTGAAAAGTTGAATAGCTTCGGAAACATTCAAATTCCAGCAGCTTTCGGTGAATTAGCGAGTGGCTTGGTAGGACAGGGAAGAATGGCGGAACCTGAAGAAATAGTTTCCTTTATAGAAAATGATATTCTAAAAAAACTTCCGCTTCGTGGAAAGAAGTTTTTAATCACAGCTGGACCAACGTATGAAGCTATAGATCCAGTTCGTTTCATTGGAAATCATTCTAGTGGAAAAATGGGTTATGCCATTGCAGAAACCGCCGCACAACTTGGCGCTGAGGTTGTTTTAATCTCTGGTCCTTCCGCTTTAAAACTTGAAAGTGATTTGGTGAAAGTTATTCGCGTTACTTCGGCAGCAGAAATGTATAACGCATCTCACGAATATTTCAACACAAGCGATGTCGCCATTTTAAGTGCCGCCGTTGCTGACTATCGCCCTTCAGAAGTTGCTATACAAAAAATTAAAAAGAAAGATTCTGAATTAACACTTCATCTTACCAAAACCAAGGATATTCTTGCTTCGCTGGGAGAAATAAAGAAAAATCAATTTCTGGTTGGTTTCGCTTTAGAAACTCAAAACGAAGAAGAAAACGCAAAATTGAAACTGAAAAAAAAGAATTTAGATTTAATTGTGTTAAATTCGCTTCGGGACATGGGGGCGGGTTTCCAAACTGACACCAACAAAATTACTTTGATTGGCAAAGACAATAAAACACTTCCTTTTCCTGTTAAACCTAAAAAAGAAGTAGCTAAAGATATTTTAGAATATATTATAGAACAGACAAATGCGTAA
- a CDS encoding enoyl-ACP reductase FabI, with translation MSYNLLKGKRGIIFGALDANSIAWITAERIHEEGGKFVLTNAPIALRMGQINELAEKTNSQVIPADATSLEDLENLVTKATEILGGKLDFVLHSIGMSVNVRKGNHYTNQNYDFTHKGWDISAGSFHKTMQVLYQKDAMNEWGSIVALTYMASQRVFPDYNDMADNKAYLESIARSFGYFFGRDKKVRVNTISQSPTPTTAGQGVKGFDGFISYADKMSPLGNATGLDCANYTIAMFSDLTKRVTLQNLYNDGGFSNMGVSDGVMQAFVEGK, from the coding sequence ATGTCTTATAATTTATTAAAAGGAAAACGAGGAATCATTTTTGGGGCATTGGATGCAAATTCCATAGCGTGGATAACCGCAGAGCGCATTCACGAAGAAGGTGGAAAGTTTGTTCTTACTAATGCACCAATAGCATTGCGAATGGGCCAAATAAATGAACTTGCTGAAAAAACAAATTCTCAGGTCATACCAGCTGACGCTACAAGTTTGGAAGATTTGGAAAATTTGGTAACCAAGGCGACTGAAATTTTGGGAGGCAAACTGGATTTTGTTTTGCACTCAATTGGTATGTCTGTAAATGTTCGAAAGGGCAATCATTACACCAATCAGAATTACGATTTCACACATAAAGGTTGGGATATTTCTGCAGGATCTTTTCATAAAACCATGCAAGTGCTTTATCAAAAAGATGCAATGAACGAGTGGGGGAGCATCGTAGCGCTTACCTATATGGCGTCACAGCGCGTTTTTCCAGATTATAATGATATGGCAGATAACAAAGCATATTTAGAAAGTATTGCGCGCAGTTTTGGATATTTTTTCGGAAGAGATAAAAAGGTACGAGTTAACACTATTTCGCAATCTCCAACACCAACTACGGCTGGTCAAGGTGTAAAAGGTTTTGATGGTTTCATCAGTTATGCAGATAAAATGTCACCATTGGGTAACGCCACTGGCTTGGATTGCGCCAATTATACGATTGCAATGTTTAGCGATTTAACGAAACGCGTAACCCTTCAGAATTTATATAATGACGGAGGTTTCTCTAACATGGGCGTTAGTGATGGCGTGATGCAAGCATTTGTAGAAGGGAAATAG
- a CDS encoding DUF4835 family protein codes for MRKILLFLLCATAVISTQAQELNCTVSIDAEQTGQPNLQIFKTLEIQLREFVNNTKWTDKEYKNQERIDCNMSLVVSQYDGDTFTATLQIQSSRPAFNSTYNTPVYNYFDKQVSFNYKEYEPLNFNMTTFGSNLVSVIAFHVYTIIGLDADTYVLNGGAPYFETAKQITNTAASSAFSGWKTTDGNQSRYRFNDALVSAVYKEFHDVMYEYHRDGIDIMASDQKMAKQKIADAINKLKGINDRRPNSYIVRTFFDAKSDEIQAIFSGGPQVDITKLLENLNRLAPTKRSNWSEIKF; via the coding sequence ATGCGTAAAATTTTACTTTTCTTATTATGTGCCACAGCGGTGATTTCCACCCAAGCCCAAGAACTTAATTGTACCGTTTCCATTGATGCTGAACAGACCGGACAGCCCAATTTACAGATTTTCAAAACGCTGGAAATTCAGCTGCGCGAATTTGTAAACAACACAAAATGGACAGATAAAGAGTACAAAAACCAAGAACGAATAGACTGTAATATGAGTTTGGTTGTGAGTCAGTATGATGGTGATACTTTTACTGCAACATTGCAAATTCAATCGTCACGCCCTGCTTTTAATTCAACATATAACACTCCGGTTTATAATTATTTTGACAAGCAAGTAAGCTTTAATTATAAGGAATATGAGCCTTTAAATTTCAATATGACCACCTTCGGTTCTAATCTTGTTTCGGTAATTGCTTTTCACGTTTATACCATTATTGGTTTGGATGCAGATACTTACGTTTTAAATGGCGGAGCACCTTATTTTGAAACTGCCAAGCAGATTACAAACACTGCGGCCTCCAGCGCTTTTTCAGGCTGGAAAACTACAGATGGCAACCAGTCCAGATATCGTTTTAACGATGCTTTGGTTTCGGCTGTTTATAAGGAATTTCACGATGTAATGTATGAATATCACCGAGACGGAATCGATATTATGGCTTCAGATCAGAAAATGGCAAAACAAAAAATTGCAGATGCTATCAACAAGCTAAAGGGTATTAATGACAGGCGTCCAAACTCTTATATAGTTCGCACTTTTTTTGATGCGAAAAGTGATGAGATTCAAGCCATCTTCAGCGGTGGTCCGCAGGTAGATATTACTAAATTGCTTGAAAACCTCAACAGATTAGCGCCAACAAAACGAAGTAATTGGTCTGAAATAAAGTTTTAG
- the recN gene encoding DNA repair protein RecN translates to MITTLAIKNYALIEDIRVDFNEGLTIITGETGAGKSILLGALGLLLGKRADLSSVKDASKKCVVEGHFSIENYGLQTIFEENELDYESQTIIRREILPGGKSRAFVNDTPVALTQLQALSPYLIDVHSQHETLEVVSENFQMEVIDALAGNDLLLKTYKLQFENFKNISEELSALKLQKEDASKELEYNTFLHNELQQAGLKKLNQQELEETYETLNNAEAIQEALANVNKLFDEEQIGSLQTAKEARIVLGKIKEFSKTFEDFWMRLNSIIIELEDISNEVSNTAEKIEADPEMLLQVNEKLQTLYKLQQKHSVSAVLELIEIEEMLEEKVNITLGLDSQIGKLEKQKNSLRETALKTALQLHKKRQESIPVLKRKLEETLLPLGLPNARFQFELKPSEDFKGNGTDSLQLLFTANKGLAFGPLKKVASGGEMSRIMLAIKAVLAEYKKLPTIVFDEIDTGVSGEIANKMAVIMYKMSKSMQVLSITHLPQIAAKGDYHIKVYKEDLNDVTTTHLRVLEDEERITEIAQMLGGKNVSEAAIANAKELLN, encoded by the coding sequence ATGATAACAACCCTCGCGATAAAAAACTATGCGCTTATTGAAGACATTCGCGTGGATTTTAATGAAGGTTTGACAATTATTACTGGGGAAACAGGAGCCGGAAAATCCATACTTCTCGGTGCATTGGGACTTCTGTTAGGAAAAAGAGCTGATTTAAGTAGCGTAAAAGACGCTTCAAAAAAATGTGTTGTTGAAGGTCATTTTTCTATTGAAAACTATGGACTTCAAACTATTTTTGAAGAAAATGAATTGGATTATGAATCGCAAACAATCATTCGTCGGGAGATATTACCAGGCGGAAAATCTAGAGCTTTTGTAAACGATACTCCAGTTGCTTTAACGCAACTCCAAGCGCTTTCACCATATTTAATAGACGTTCATAGCCAACATGAAACTTTGGAAGTTGTTTCAGAAAACTTTCAGATGGAAGTTATAGATGCTTTGGCTGGGAATGATTTGCTTCTGAAAACGTATAAATTACAATTTGAAAATTTCAAAAATATTTCTGAAGAACTTTCTGCTTTAAAACTTCAAAAGGAGGATGCTTCCAAAGAATTAGAATACAATACCTTTCTGCACAACGAGCTTCAGCAAGCCGGTTTAAAAAAATTGAATCAGCAGGAACTTGAAGAAACCTACGAAACCTTAAACAACGCTGAAGCAATCCAAGAGGCACTTGCCAATGTAAACAAGCTTTTTGATGAAGAACAAATAGGAAGTTTGCAGACGGCTAAGGAAGCGCGCATTGTTTTAGGAAAAATCAAAGAGTTTTCAAAAACTTTTGAAGATTTCTGGATGCGTTTGAACAGCATTATTATTGAATTGGAAGATATTTCAAACGAAGTTTCCAACACAGCAGAAAAAATTGAGGCTGACCCTGAAATGCTTCTTCAAGTAAATGAAAAACTTCAAACACTTTATAAACTTCAGCAAAAACACTCAGTTTCAGCGGTTTTAGAATTAATCGAAATTGAAGAAATGCTAGAAGAAAAAGTAAATATTACTTTGGGATTAGATTCTCAAATTGGAAAGCTGGAAAAGCAAAAAAATAGCTTACGAGAAACTGCATTGAAAACTGCGTTGCAACTTCATAAAAAGAGACAAGAATCTATTCCAGTTTTAAAACGAAAACTTGAAGAAACGCTGTTGCCGTTAGGATTACCAAATGCTCGGTTTCAATTTGAGCTAAAGCCTTCCGAAGATTTTAAAGGTAATGGAACAGATTCATTACAATTATTGTTCACAGCAAACAAAGGTTTGGCTTTTGGACCCTTAAAAAAAGTGGCTTCAGGCGGCGAAATGAGCCGAATAATGCTTGCAATTAAGGCGGTTTTAGCTGAATATAAAAAATTACCAACTATAGTTTTTGATGAAATTGACACTGGTGTTTCTGGTGAAATAGCAAATAAAATGGCAGTAATAATGTACAAAATGAGCAAATCCATGCAGGTTTTAAGCATTACTCATTTACCGCAAATCGCAGCAAAAGGTGACTATCATATTAAAGTGTACAAAGAAGATTTAAACGATGTAACCACCACGCATTTAAGAGTTTTGGAAGATGAAGAACGCATCACGGAAATAGCACAGATGCTAGGTGGCAAAAATGTTTCGGAAGCTGCAATTGCAAATGCAAAGGAATTATTGAATTAA
- a CDS encoding T9SS type A sorting domain-containing protein, which produces MEKKATIQNVAPKNLTANNNAEILADALRANVTSPLDNASISRRGILADIIPVAGATETFNPATGDNFFDPGGPGGSSTSGTPGNYPNCGCDTQSTLAGVSEINFQFFSVFGNFDYLRIYDGTDASGTLLYDNGVGGPNDGDITLADMIASNGSSSFIAGSGNFLFFFHATAVVDYGGWDVEIVSAGGGGGPCTNTAIEVNQDVNDSCMALIDQGGLAQSYKPTQPNAAGAGIMFTDPSTGLDVNLSLWDGLPNAGGTMLANGTSQTDGTAWADVFWDPVVSVTVGTTYYIVIDGDITLPCVAGSLANPYPDGNVFANDYGSFPDFDYTFRTYSCNTVSVGENDLQDFSFYPNPTNGLLNLSSAENIENVKIYNVLGQMVIITRVNATNSQVDISALKTGTYLMKVLVNGEIGTYRVLKQ; this is translated from the coding sequence GTGGAGAAGAAAGCTACTATTCAAAATGTAGCTCCAAAGAATCTTACTGCAAACAACAATGCTGAAATTTTAGCTGATGCTCTTAGGGCGAACGTAACATCCCCTTTAGACAACGCAAGTATTAGCAGAAGAGGAATTCTGGCTGATATTATTCCAGTTGCAGGTGCTACTGAAACCTTTAATCCAGCAACGGGTGATAACTTCTTCGATCCAGGAGGTCCAGGAGGTAGCAGTACTTCAGGAACTCCAGGAAACTATCCAAACTGTGGTTGCGATACGCAAAGTACACTAGCAGGAGTAAGTGAAATTAATTTTCAATTTTTCAGTGTTTTTGGAAATTTTGATTATTTAAGAATTTATGATGGAACTGATGCTTCTGGCACATTATTATATGATAATGGTGTAGGCGGTCCAAATGATGGAGACATTACTTTGGCAGATATGATAGCGTCTAACGGATCATCATCTTTTATTGCTGGTTCTGGTAATTTCTTATTCTTCTTCCATGCAACTGCAGTAGTTGACTATGGAGGATGGGATGTAGAAATTGTTAGTGCTGGTGGCGGTGGCGGTCCATGCACAAATACAGCTATTGAAGTTAATCAAGACGTTAATGACTCTTGTATGGCATTAATTGATCAAGGTGGATTGGCCCAGTCTTATAAACCAACTCAACCAAATGCTGCCGGAGCAGGGATTATGTTTACAGATCCATCTACTGGTCTTGATGTTAATCTTTCGCTATGGGATGGTCTGCCAAATGCCGGAGGTACTATGCTAGCAAATGGAACCAGCCAAACCGATGGTACTGCCTGGGCAGATGTTTTTTGGGATCCCGTGGTAAGTGTAACCGTTGGTACAACATATTATATAGTTATTGATGGGGATATTACATTACCTTGTGTTGCGGGTTCTCTTGCTAATCCTTATCCTGATGGAAATGTATTTGCCAATGACTATGGCTCTTTCCCAGATTTTGATTATACATTTAGAACATATAGCTGTAATACAGTCAGTGTGGGTGAGAACGACTTGCAGGACTTCTCTTTCTATCCAAACCCAACTAACGGATTGTTAAATTTATCAAGCGCTGAGAATATTGAGAATGTAAAAATTTACAATGTTCTGGGGCAAATGGTAATTATTACACGTGTTAATGCAACAAATTCACAAGTTGACATTTCAGCTCTTAAAACTGGCACCTACTTAATGAAAGTTTTAGTGAATGGAGAAATTGGAACTTATAGAGTTCTAAAACAGTAA
- a CDS encoding DNA-directed RNA polymerase subunit omega, with protein MDIKNSEAPVNTVTLDKNLIDAPTNNIYEAISIISKRASQINGDIKKELLEKLDEFATYNDSLEEIFENKEQIEVSKFYEKLPKPHALAVQEWLDNKIYYRNTADEIVEE; from the coding sequence ATGGATATTAAAAATTCAGAAGCACCCGTCAATACAGTTACTTTAGACAAAAACTTGATTGATGCCCCAACCAATAATATTTATGAAGCTATTTCGATTATTTCGAAAAGAGCCTCACAAATAAATGGGGACATCAAAAAAGAACTTCTTGAAAAACTTGATGAGTTTGCTACTTACAACGATAGTTTAGAAGAAATTTTTGAAAACAAAGAACAAATTGAAGTTTCAAAATTCTACGAAAAACTTCCAAAACCACACGCTCTAGCAGTTCAAGAGTGGTTGGATAACAAAATCTATTACAGAAACACTGCTGACGAAATAGTAGAGGAATAG